One Bacillus sp. 1780r2a1 DNA segment encodes these proteins:
- a CDS encoding B12-binding domain-containing radical SAM protein translates to MNIVVSTLNAKYIHTSLALRCLKAYAEPDYHVEMAEYTIKDPAMNIVTDLYKRNPDIIGFSCYIWNIEETITVAQMLKKINPNLTIIFGGPEVTYDIPYWLDRIPEADFIVIGEGEETFKQLLDELHGNRQFENVSGVAFRQDGKHVVNPQRNKIDLREMPSPFRFEEDRSSLSKRVVYIETSRGCPFSCQFCLSSIEVGVRYFDREKIKEDIRYLMDNGAKTIKFVDRTFNISRSYAMEMFQFLIDEHKPGTVFQFEITADIMRPEVIQFLNDHAPAGLFRFEIGVQSTNDAVNELVKRKQNFTKLTRTVTMVKDGGKIDQHLDLIAGLPDEDYHSFKNTFNDVFALRPEELQLGFLKMLRGTGLRLSAQRYNYQFMDQSPYEILSNNVLPFSDVVRIKHVEDILEKFWNDHRMDETIEFLVENCYETPFDFFQNFGTFWDEMGWARIGHQLEDLFKRLKQYIETENFENEAIIEGFMKIDYLFNQKHKPRKPWWDDKLDKQVRSHYYQQMLANPTVLGDDFVHENLTEKELYKHTVLELLPFDYAYYKNTGKVVEKQSLVLFYYDQKANETKLFTAPVEAFDLPVVS, encoded by the coding sequence ATGAACATTGTTGTCAGTACATTGAATGCCAAATACATTCACACATCTTTGGCCCTTCGATGTTTAAAAGCCTACGCAGAACCTGACTATCACGTTGAGATGGCTGAATATACGATTAAAGATCCAGCGATGAATATCGTGACGGATTTATATAAGCGCAATCCTGATATCATTGGATTCAGCTGCTATATTTGGAACATTGAAGAAACGATTACAGTCGCACAAATGTTAAAGAAAATTAACCCAAACCTAACAATCATTTTCGGTGGACCGGAAGTAACATATGATATTCCCTACTGGTTAGATCGCATCCCGGAAGCTGATTTCATTGTAATTGGTGAAGGAGAAGAAACGTTCAAGCAACTTTTAGATGAGCTTCATGGAAACCGTCAGTTTGAGAACGTAAGCGGCGTTGCGTTTAGACAAGATGGAAAACACGTAGTGAATCCCCAGCGCAACAAAATTGATCTTCGGGAAATGCCTTCACCTTTCCGCTTTGAAGAAGATCGTAGTTCTTTATCTAAGCGTGTTGTTTATATTGAAACAAGCCGTGGCTGTCCGTTTAGCTGTCAGTTCTGCTTATCTTCTATTGAAGTAGGCGTGCGCTACTTTGACCGTGAGAAAATCAAAGAAGACATTCGCTATCTAATGGATAACGGTGCTAAGACCATCAAATTTGTGGACCGCACGTTCAACATCAGCCGAAGCTATGCTATGGAAATGTTTCAGTTCTTAATTGATGAGCATAAACCTGGTACGGTGTTTCAATTTGAGATTACAGCGGACATCATGCGTCCAGAAGTTATTCAGTTTTTAAATGACCATGCACCAGCTGGACTGTTCCGCTTTGAAATTGGTGTTCAGTCAACAAACGATGCTGTAAACGAGCTTGTAAAGCGTAAGCAAAACTTCACAAAGCTTACTCGTACTGTGACCATGGTTAAAGATGGCGGTAAGATTGATCAGCACTTAGACTTAATTGCAGGCCTTCCTGATGAAGACTACCATTCGTTTAAAAATACATTTAATGACGTATTTGCTCTGCGTCCAGAAGAGCTTCAGCTCGGGTTCTTAAAGATGCTTCGCGGGACAGGTTTACGCCTTAGTGCACAGCGCTACAACTATCAGTTTATGGATCAGTCGCCATATGAAATCTTAAGTAATAACGTTCTGCCGTTTTCTGATGTTGTGCGTATTAAGCACGTTGAGGATATCTTAGAGAAATTCTGGAATGATCACCGTATGGATGAAACAATTGAGTTTCTTGTGGAGAATTGTTACGAAACGCCATTTGATTTCTTCCAAAACTTTGGTACATTTTGGGATGAGATGGGCTGGGCACGTATTGGACATCAACTTGAAGATTTATTTAAACGCTTAAAACAATATATTGAAACGGAAAACTTTGAGAATGAAGCAATCATTGAAGGCTTTATGAAGATTGACTATTTATTTAATCAAAAACATAAACCTCGTAAGCCTTGGTGGGATGATAAGTTAGATAAGCAAGTTCGCTCTCATTACTATCAGCAAATGCTTGCAAACCCGACCGTATTAGGCGATGATTTTGTTCATGAAAACCTAACGGAAAAGGAACTTTACAAGCATACCGTTCTTGAGCTTCTTCCATTTGACTACGCATACTACAAAAACACTGGAAAAGTTGTAGAAAAGCAGTCGTTAGTTTTGTTCTACTATGACCAAAAGGCAAACGAAACGAAGTTGTTTACCGCTCCCGTTGAAGCCTTTGATTTACCAGTAGTAAGCTAA
- a CDS encoding nicotinate phosphoribosyltransferase, which translates to MSRRYADDSLALHTDLYELNMANTYWKDGIHKRRSVFEASFRRMPFDNGYAVFAGLERMIDFIANFRFSESDLDYLSSELHYEDEFIDYLKGIRFTGNVKSVVEGEMIFANEPILQVDAPLGEAQLIETPLLNILNFHPLIATKASRIRLAAGEDAVYEQSDNRLMEFGARRAHELDAALYGARAAYIGGFDATSNVRAGKVFGIPISGTHAHALVQVYRDEYTAFKKYAESHQNCIFLVDTYNTLKSGIPNAIRVAQEMGDRINFVGIRLDSGKLPYLSQEARRMLDEAGFPNARIFASNDLDEHSIMDLKAQGAKIDGWGIGTKLITSYDQPALGAVYKLVSIEGESGELVDTIKLSDNPEKVSTPGLKDVYRIVNQVNGKWEGDYIAMQNEQPNDEHHLKMFHPVYTHVSKFVTDFHARNIHQQIFKSGKLVYKQPSVEEMRAYCLQNLNHLWDDYKMIAKSNEEVLRPTEYPVDLSTNCWNNKMDKINEARSRASQLLTHV; encoded by the coding sequence ATGAGCAGGCGATATGCTGACGATAGCTTAGCTTTACATACAGATTTGTATGAGCTAAATATGGCCAATACATATTGGAAAGATGGAATTCATAAACGCAGGTCTGTATTTGAAGCTTCGTTTCGTCGAATGCCTTTTGATAATGGCTACGCAGTCTTTGCAGGACTAGAACGAATGATTGACTTTATCGCGAATTTTCGATTTTCAGAAAGTGATCTCGACTATTTATCCAGTGAGTTGCACTATGAAGATGAGTTTATTGATTATTTAAAAGGAATTCGTTTTACGGGTAACGTAAAATCCGTCGTAGAAGGTGAAATGATTTTTGCGAATGAACCTATTCTGCAAGTGGATGCACCGTTAGGAGAAGCACAGCTTATTGAAACACCACTGTTAAACATTTTAAATTTTCACCCGTTAATTGCAACTAAGGCTTCTCGTATTCGCTTAGCAGCTGGAGAAGATGCGGTGTATGAGCAAAGTGATAATCGCTTAATGGAATTTGGGGCAAGGAGAGCTCATGAGCTTGATGCAGCGTTATATGGAGCGAGAGCAGCTTATATTGGAGGATTTGATGCAACAAGCAACGTGCGAGCAGGAAAAGTGTTTGGCATTCCCATCTCTGGAACTCATGCTCATGCGCTTGTACAAGTGTACCGTGATGAATACACTGCATTTAAAAAGTATGCTGAATCTCATCAGAACTGCATTTTCCTTGTTGATACGTACAATACGCTCAAGTCAGGAATTCCAAATGCAATTCGCGTTGCTCAAGAGATGGGGGATCGCATTAATTTTGTAGGTATTCGTTTAGATAGTGGAAAGCTTCCGTATTTATCTCAGGAAGCACGACGAATGCTAGATGAGGCAGGCTTTCCGAATGCGCGTATCTTTGCTTCAAATGATTTAGATGAACATAGCATCATGGACTTAAAAGCGCAAGGAGCAAAAATTGACGGTTGGGGTATTGGCACAAAGCTAATTACTTCATATGACCAGCCTGCGCTTGGGGCAGTTTATAAGCTTGTATCAATTGAAGGCGAAAGTGGGGAGCTTGTCGATACCATTAAGCTGTCAGATAATCCTGAAAAGGTATCAACGCCTGGATTAAAGGACGTATATCGTATTGTTAATCAAGTAAATGGGAAATGGGAAGGCGATTATATCGCCATGCAGAATGAGCAGCCAAATGATGAGCATCACTTAAAAATGTTTCACCCTGTTTATACTCATGTAAGCAAGTTTGTTACAGATTTTCATGCGCGTAACATTCATCAGCAAATCTTTAAATCAGGGAAACTAGTATATAAACAGCCGTCAGTGGAAGAGATGAGAGCGTATTGCTTACAAAACCTTAATCATTTATGGGATGATTATAAAATGATTGCCAAATCCAATGAAGAAGTGCTGCGACCAACTGAATATCCTGTAGATCTTAGCACAAATTGTTGGAACAACAAGATGGATAAAATCAATGAAGCGCGTTCTAGAGCGTCTCAGCTATTAACTCATGTATAA
- the nadE gene encoding ammonia-dependent NAD(+) synthetase, translating into MTKQQYIIDEMKVKSAIDPKEEIRRSVDFLKQYMKKHSFLRSFVLGISGGQDSTLTGKLAQMAVEELNKESGKDTYQFIAVRLPYGVQADEQDCQDALAFIQPSHSVAVNIKPAVDAMITAVEEATGEAVSDFNKGNVKARERMIAQYTIAGMHQGVVLGTDHSAEAVTGFFTKFGDGGADLVPIFRLNKRQGKQLLKELGCPEHLYLKQPTADLEENRPQLPDEEALGVTYNQIDDYLEGKEVGEEASMKIENHFFKTAHKRSLPISVFDDFWK; encoded by the coding sequence ATGACGAAGCAACAATACATCATTGATGAGATGAAAGTAAAGTCAGCTATCGACCCAAAGGAAGAGATTCGTAGAAGCGTCGATTTTTTAAAGCAGTATATGAAGAAACACTCTTTTTTACGTTCATTTGTGCTAGGCATTTCAGGAGGACAAGATTCCACGTTAACAGGTAAGCTTGCCCAAATGGCTGTAGAAGAATTAAATAAAGAATCGGGGAAAGATACTTATCAATTTATTGCGGTGCGTCTACCGTACGGTGTACAAGCGGATGAGCAAGACTGTCAAGACGCGCTAGCTTTTATTCAACCAAGTCATTCGGTTGCTGTTAATATTAAGCCTGCTGTGGATGCAATGATTACAGCAGTCGAAGAAGCAACAGGTGAAGCTGTTTCTGACTTTAATAAAGGGAACGTAAAAGCACGTGAACGTATGATTGCACAGTATACGATTGCTGGCATGCATCAAGGAGTTGTACTTGGTACCGACCATTCTGCAGAGGCAGTGACTGGGTTCTTTACGAAATTTGGAGATGGTGGGGCAGATTTAGTGCCGATTTTCCGTCTTAATAAGCGCCAAGGCAAACAGCTGTTAAAAGAATTAGGCTGTCCTGAGCATTTATATTTAAAGCAGCCGACAGCTGATTTAGAAGAAAATCGCCCGCAGCTGCCAGATGAAGAAGCATTAGGAGTTACATATAATCAAATAGATGATTATTTAGAAGGTAAAGAAGTTGGAGAAGAAGCAAGTATGAAAATTGAGAATCATTTCTTTAAAACGGCTCATAAACGCAGCCTGCCAATTTCCGTATTCGATGACTTTTGGAAATAA
- a CDS encoding PAS domain S-box protein: MAPHRQLPIQDQQEEVKQLRAIFNTVSDAIIVFDESFYVQHVNKAASQLFEKNYDELIACQLKDFLMLFPYDVINDYYPTLVENQKFTYEGTMSLQNGIVKYVEFTCEQRSEASGSTICTFRDITAQKMVENERFLSQHMFMDVFNEAVDGIVIFDRAGQLIDVNPSFCDRLNFSKEYLLTKTLTELVEPAYHYKLKKLWRLLQQQGKASGELPIKLENGDVTFFEFTTTANIYSRYYMSIMRDVTEKRRMEQQLLRSEKNFRAIFEDAIEAILIWRHDGVIVNANAASSRTFELPLEQLIGTNLQTFINKKDRHVWKLYYQFIEQEEIREELTFYMPNGEEKELEFTGKKGIIEGYNLTIFRNISERTKMEQELRNNEQKFRKIFDGSMDGLILWDGEQKIIDVNEPACEILEKTKEEICSQTMEMFLSSSNFDLVIEHKAMIEIKGEGEGDIQYKTANGKVKQIEFSTKKGILPGLYMTIIRDVTEKKQMEEQIRKSDTLQVVGQLAAGIAHEIRNPMTALKGFIQLLEDSMKEDHSLYFDIITSELQRIESIITEFLVLAKPQAIKFEEKSLAVIVQETIDLLNAQALLENVQFETDFDPSLSKVYCEPHQLKQVFINVIKNAIEVMKGGGVISIEVKHHSNRYMRVSIRDEGEGMPAERIRKLGEPFYTTKEKGTGLGLMVSYKIVEEHKGYIEVESELGIGTTFHVMLPVSQVQ, from the coding sequence ATGGCTCCACATCGGCAGCTACCGATACAAGACCAACAAGAAGAAGTAAAACAGTTGCGTGCCATTTTTAATACAGTTTCAGATGCAATTATTGTATTTGACGAGAGTTTTTATGTTCAGCATGTCAATAAAGCAGCCAGTCAGTTATTTGAAAAGAATTATGATGAACTGATTGCATGTCAATTGAAAGACTTTCTTATGTTGTTTCCGTATGACGTTATTAATGATTATTACCCAACGCTCGTAGAAAATCAGAAGTTTACTTATGAAGGTACGATGAGTTTGCAAAATGGCATCGTAAAATATGTAGAGTTTACGTGTGAACAGCGAAGCGAAGCTTCTGGTAGTACGATTTGTACTTTTCGTGACATTACAGCACAAAAAATGGTGGAGAACGAGCGCTTTTTGAGTCAGCATATGTTTATGGATGTATTCAACGAAGCGGTTGATGGAATTGTTATTTTCGATCGAGCAGGACAGCTGATTGACGTCAATCCATCTTTTTGTGACCGGCTGAATTTTTCAAAAGAATACTTATTAACAAAAACGTTAACAGAATTAGTTGAGCCAGCCTATCACTATAAGCTAAAAAAGTTATGGCGTCTTCTTCAGCAACAGGGCAAAGCGAGCGGAGAACTTCCAATTAAACTTGAAAATGGAGACGTAACTTTTTTTGAATTCACGACAACCGCAAATATTTATAGCCGTTACTATATGTCCATTATGCGTGACGTAACGGAGAAAAGAAGAATGGAGCAGCAATTGTTGCGAAGTGAGAAAAACTTTCGAGCCATTTTTGAAGATGCAATTGAGGCTATTTTAATTTGGCGTCATGACGGGGTAATTGTAAATGCCAACGCCGCTTCTTCCAGAACATTTGAGCTACCGTTAGAACAGCTAATCGGCACAAATCTTCAAACGTTTATTAATAAGAAAGATCGTCATGTATGGAAGCTATATTATCAATTTATTGAGCAGGAAGAGATTCGTGAAGAACTTACTTTTTATATGCCAAACGGGGAAGAAAAAGAGCTTGAGTTCACAGGAAAGAAAGGTATTATTGAAGGCTATAATTTGACCATTTTTCGCAATATCAGCGAGCGAACTAAAATGGAACAAGAGCTTCGAAATAACGAACAGAAATTCCGAAAAATTTTTGATGGTTCAATGGATGGCTTAATCTTATGGGATGGCGAACAGAAAATCATTGATGTTAATGAACCTGCTTGTGAAATTTTAGAAAAAACGAAGGAAGAGATTTGTTCGCAAACGATGGAAATGTTTTTATCATCCTCTAATTTTGATTTAGTTATTGAGCATAAGGCTATGATTGAGATAAAAGGAGAAGGAGAAGGAGATATTCAGTATAAGACAGCTAACGGTAAAGTAAAACAAATCGAGTTTTCAACGAAAAAAGGTATCTTACCAGGCTTATACATGACCATTATTCGCGATGTAACGGAGAAGAAGCAGATGGAGGAGCAAATTCGAAAATCTGATACGCTTCAAGTGGTAGGACAGCTGGCAGCTGGTATTGCGCATGAAATAAGAAATCCAATGACCGCATTAAAAGGGTTCATTCAGCTGCTTGAAGATAGCATGAAAGAAGATCATTCGCTTTATTTTGATATTATTACGTCTGAGCTGCAGAGGATTGAATCAATTATTACAGAGTTTTTAGTATTGGCTAAGCCACAGGCAATTAAATTTGAAGAGAAATCACTAGCCGTTATCGTACAAGAGACGATTGATTTGTTAAACGCTCAAGCTTTACTTGAAAATGTTCAATTTGAAACAGACTTTGATCCATCATTGTCAAAGGTTTATTGTGAGCCTCATCAGCTAAAACAAGTTTTTATTAATGTAATTAAAAATGCAATTGAAGTAATGAAAGGCGGAGGAGTAATCTCTATAGAAGTCAAGCATCATAGCAATCGCTATATGAGAGTATCGATTCGAGATGAAGGAGAAGGCATGCCTGCAGAGCGAATTCGTAAGCTAGGAGAACCGTTTTATACCACAAAAGAAAAAGGAACTGGACTGGGACTAATGGTGTCTTATAAGATAGTAGAAGAACATAAAGGATATATTGAAGTAGAAAGTGAGTTGGGGATAGGTACAACATTTCACGTGATGTTACCCGTTTCCCAAGTACAATAG
- a CDS encoding methylated-DNA--[protein]-cysteine S-methyltransferase has translation MLQTKGTVTLLEDHEYIKEATKQLHEYVVQARQRFDLPLEIVGTEFQQKVWTALKDISYGEVISYKQLASMIGQPKAVRAVGQANRRNRLPIFLPCHRVIGVSKDLTGYAGTQVHLKEKLLMLEGIQVANGKVVLA, from the coding sequence ATGTTACAAACAAAGGGAACGGTCACTTTATTAGAAGACCATGAATATATTAAAGAAGCGACAAAGCAGCTACATGAGTATGTAGTTCAAGCGCGGCAAAGATTTGATCTTCCGTTAGAAATAGTAGGAACGGAATTTCAGCAAAAGGTATGGACTGCACTTAAAGACATATCATATGGAGAAGTTATTTCTTATAAACAGTTAGCAAGCATGATTGGACAGCCAAAAGCTGTTCGTGCGGTAGGACAAGCGAATCGTAGAAATCGCCTACCTATCTTTTTACCTTGTCATCGTGTTATTGGCGTTTCAAAAGATTTAACTGGTTATGCAGGGACACAGGTGCATTTAAAAGAGAAACTTTTAATGTTAGAAGGAATACAAGTAGCAAATGGAAAGGTTGTGTTAGCGTAG
- the mtnA gene encoding S-methyl-5-thioribose-1-phosphate isomerase codes for MTHTLTLPRSVEWKETFISLLDQQLLPNTVEYIELHTLQDVWDAIVTLKVRGAPAIGITAAFGLALSVQKYEVQTIEEFKNNLQADKEFLASSRPTAVNLFWALDRVVNSINKAISVNEAKTLVIHEAIQIQAEDEATCYRIGDYALSLFDKNNRIMTICNAGSIATAYYGTALAPFHISKERDIPLKVFACETRPVLQGSRLTAWELQKSGVDVTLITDSMAAHTIKTKGINAIIVGADRIAANGDTANKIGTYGLALLAKAFNIPFYVAAPKSTFDLSIASGAEIPIEERSAKEITHIGDVQVAPDNISVYNPAFDVTPSELITAIITEHGIIHSPSADTIKLVLN; via the coding sequence ATGACACACACTCTTACACTCCCTCGTTCAGTTGAATGGAAGGAAACGTTTATTTCACTGCTTGACCAGCAGCTATTACCAAACACAGTTGAATATATCGAGCTTCATACCCTACAGGATGTATGGGATGCTATCGTTACGCTAAAAGTACGAGGTGCACCTGCAATTGGCATTACTGCAGCGTTCGGCCTAGCACTTTCGGTCCAAAAATATGAGGTACAGACGATTGAAGAGTTTAAAAACAACCTGCAGGCCGATAAGGAGTTTTTGGCGAGCTCTCGTCCAACAGCCGTCAACTTATTTTGGGCGTTAGACCGCGTAGTAAACAGCATCAATAAAGCGATTTCTGTAAATGAAGCTAAAACACTTGTTATCCATGAAGCGATTCAAATTCAAGCGGAAGATGAAGCTACCTGCTACCGCATAGGTGATTATGCATTATCACTGTTTGATAAAAACAATCGTATTATGACAATTTGTAATGCTGGGTCGATTGCCACAGCGTATTATGGAACTGCTTTGGCACCTTTTCATATTTCAAAAGAACGTGATATTCCACTGAAAGTATTTGCGTGCGAAACACGCCCTGTTCTCCAAGGGTCACGTTTAACGGCATGGGAACTTCAAAAATCAGGCGTAGACGTGACGCTTATCACAGACAGCATGGCTGCACATACCATTAAAACAAAAGGTATTAATGCTATTATTGTCGGAGCTGATCGTATTGCAGCTAACGGTGACACTGCTAATAAAATCGGGACATATGGGCTTGCGCTATTAGCAAAAGCATTTAATATTCCTTTTTATGTAGCAGCTCCAAAATCGACGTTTGATTTATCAATCGCATCAGGAGCTGAAATTCCAATTGAAGAACGCTCGGCAAAAGAAATCACGCATATTGGTGATGTACAAGTGGCTCCAGACAATATTTCTGTTTACAACCCGGCATTTGACGTTACCCCAAGTGAATTAATTACGGCCATCATTACAGAACATGGCATTATTCATTCACCTTCTGCCGATACAATCAAACTTGTATTAAATTAA
- the mtnK gene encoding S-methyl-5-thioribose kinase, which produces MTITTYTYEPLNEMTAIKLVKQLKLFSESEALTAREIGDGNLNLVFYIVNDQTNKSVIVKQALPYAKVVGESWPLSLKRATIESNALKQFGSLTPELVPEVYYHDETLAVTVMEDLSHLTISRTGLIQGEAYPLLSEHVGKFLAHIAFKTSDFAIKPQEKKELVAQYINPDLCNITEDLVFTDPFFDYDTNEFEETLRSEVEDLWADEETKLEVAKLKQKFLTSSQTLVHGDLHTGSIFASEYETKVIDPEFAFYGPFGFDLGQFVANLLLNALSRPSQNRSLLFDHIAKTWDVFQTTWQRLWAESEVEPFTKNPNYSDYILQQTWTDAVGYAGCELIRRTIGLAHVADIDSLPDDNRLNVQKAAIRLGRYLLTHQTEISAHDFENLIEE; this is translated from the coding sequence ATGACAATAACAACTTATACATATGAGCCACTAAATGAAATGACAGCAATTAAACTTGTAAAACAACTGAAGTTATTTTCCGAAAGCGAAGCTCTTACGGCTCGTGAAATTGGTGACGGCAATTTAAATCTCGTTTTTTATATTGTAAACGACCAAACCAATAAGTCTGTCATTGTAAAACAAGCTCTTCCTTATGCGAAAGTTGTAGGAGAAAGCTGGCCTTTATCACTCAAGCGCGCAACGATTGAAAGCAATGCGCTCAAACAGTTTGGGAGCTTAACACCCGAACTCGTTCCAGAGGTTTACTACCATGATGAAACGTTAGCTGTCACGGTTATGGAAGACCTGTCTCACCTTACAATTTCTCGTACAGGATTAATCCAAGGAGAAGCCTATCCACTTCTTTCAGAACATGTCGGTAAGTTTTTGGCTCATATCGCGTTTAAGACGTCTGATTTTGCAATTAAGCCTCAGGAGAAAAAAGAGCTGGTTGCTCAATATATCAATCCCGATTTATGCAATATTACCGAAGACTTAGTGTTTACAGATCCGTTTTTTGATTATGATACAAATGAATTTGAAGAAACGCTTAGAAGCGAGGTAGAAGACTTATGGGCAGATGAAGAAACCAAGCTTGAAGTCGCTAAGCTTAAACAAAAGTTTTTAACAAGTAGCCAAACGCTTGTACACGGCGATCTGCACACGGGTAGCATTTTTGCCAGTGAATACGAAACAAAAGTAATTGACCCTGAGTTTGCATTCTATGGCCCATTTGGCTTTGACTTAGGACAATTTGTGGCCAACTTGCTGCTTAATGCTTTGTCTCGTCCTTCACAAAATCGCAGTCTACTTTTTGATCATATCGCTAAAACGTGGGATGTTTTCCAAACAACATGGCAAAGACTTTGGGCTGAATCTGAGGTGGAACCATTCACTAAAAATCCAAACTATTCCGACTATATTTTACAACAAACCTGGACGGATGCGGTTGGCTACGCAGGATGCGAGTTAATTCGACGTACAATTGGATTAGCACACGTAGCGGATATCGATTCATTGCCTGACGACAATCGCTTAAATGTTCAAAAAGCAGCTATCCGCTTAGGACGCTATTTATTGACTCATCAAACAGAAATTAGTGCACATGATTTTGAGAATTTGATTGAAGAATGA
- a CDS encoding carbon-nitrogen family hydrolase, which yields MSLKVACLQLNLAFGNPKENYEHAEKKMKEALLESPDILILPELFDTSYDLQNLDAIADSEGKQATSFFSAFAKTHSINIIAGSVAKKTKDGVTNTMYVFNREGEEVAQYNKLHLFKLMNEHLFLQPGEDKNIFTLENSLCAGVICYDIRFPEWIRVHTSAGAELLFVVAQWPKPRLAHWKALLVSRAIENQCYVVACNRSGDDPANTFAGHSLIIDPWGEIIAEAGESEEILTAAIDLSTVKTIREQIPVFTDRRTEFY from the coding sequence ATGAGTTTAAAGGTAGCCTGTTTACAGCTTAATCTTGCATTTGGAAATCCTAAAGAAAATTACGAGCATGCTGAAAAAAAAATGAAAGAAGCACTGCTTGAATCTCCAGATATTCTTATATTGCCAGAACTTTTTGATACATCTTATGATTTACAGAACCTCGACGCTATCGCGGACTCTGAAGGAAAGCAAGCGACTAGCTTTTTCTCCGCTTTCGCAAAAACGCACAGCATAAATATCATTGCTGGATCAGTTGCTAAAAAAACAAAAGATGGTGTTACGAATACAATGTATGTCTTTAATCGTGAAGGTGAGGAGGTCGCTCAATATAACAAACTACATTTATTCAAATTGATGAATGAGCACTTATTTTTACAACCAGGTGAAGATAAAAACATCTTTACCCTCGAAAACTCACTATGCGCAGGTGTTATTTGCTACGATATTCGCTTTCCAGAATGGATTCGCGTTCATACAAGCGCAGGTGCAGAACTCCTTTTTGTCGTTGCCCAATGGCCAAAACCAAGACTTGCTCATTGGAAAGCGCTTCTAGTGAGCAGAGCCATTGAAAACCAATGCTACGTGGTTGCTTGCAACCGCTCTGGAGATGACCCCGCTAACACGTTTGCTGGTCACTCGTTAATCATTGACCCTTGGGGAGAAATTATTGCAGAAGCAGGCGAGAGCGAAGAAATACTAACAGCAGCTATTGACTTATCAACCGTAAAAACAATCCGAGAACAAATTCCGGTCTTTACAGATCGTCGTACAGAATTTTATTAA